The following proteins come from a genomic window of Mustela lutreola isolate mMusLut2 chromosome 6, mMusLut2.pri, whole genome shotgun sequence:
- the LOC131833241 gene encoding signal recognition particle 19 kDa protein: protein MACAAARSPADQDRFICIYPAYLNNKKTIAEGRRIPISKAVENPTATEIQDVCSAVGLNVFLEKNKMYSREWNRDVQYRGRVRVQLKQEDGSLCLVQFPSRKSVMLYVAEMIPKLKTRTQKTGGGDQSLQQGEGSKKGKGKKKK, encoded by the coding sequence ATGGCCTGTGCAGCCGCACGGTCCCCGGCCGACCAAGACAGGTTCATTTGTATCTATCCTGCTTATTTAAATAACAAGAAGACCATCGCGGAGGGGAGGCGAATTCCCATAAGTAAGGCTGTTGAAAATCCTACAGCTACTGAGATTCAAGATGTGTGCTCAGCAGTTGGACTTAATGTAttccttgagaaaaataaaatgtactctaGAGAGTGGAATCGTGATGTTCAGTACAGGGGCAGAGTCCGGGTCCAGCTGAAACAGGAAGACGGCAGCCTCTGTCTTGTACAGTTCCCGTCACGTAAGTCTGTAATGTTGTATGTAGCAGAAATGATACCTAAACTAAAAACAAGGACACAAAAAACGGGAGGTGGTGACCAAAGTCTTCAGCAAGGAGAGGGAagtaaaaaagggaaaggaaagaagaagaagtga